A single Streptomyces mirabilis DNA region contains:
- a CDS encoding helix-turn-helix domain-containing protein, whose amino-acid sequence MAQEPGAEPMARRGEETSGGSTELSDLATLKALAQPRRQRMLQHLSVHGPATSATLARALGLNTGATSYHLRELARYGFVEEVDRPAEAGGHGRERWWRAVPGDRRFPPRSRQSPEMRLVMDELNHHAYAADLELFEQMQLQMQRLRTQGVDGEAGETDPWVDAFPYSRGSIRLTLPELRAFFEEYIALLNRYKRPEADTPPGARTVLTRFLAFPAPVTVHEAAPDAAPENRPAPHDRPGSEPS is encoded by the coding sequence ATGGCACAGGAACCCGGCGCGGAACCCATGGCGAGGCGGGGCGAGGAGACTTCGGGCGGCTCCACCGAGCTCTCCGACCTCGCCACGCTCAAGGCCCTCGCGCAGCCCCGTCGGCAGCGCATGCTTCAGCACCTGAGCGTGCACGGCCCCGCCACCTCGGCGACGCTGGCCCGGGCGCTCGGGCTCAACACCGGAGCCACCAGCTACCACCTGCGTGAGCTCGCTCGGTACGGCTTCGTGGAAGAAGTGGACCGACCGGCGGAGGCGGGCGGCCATGGCAGGGAGCGCTGGTGGCGGGCCGTCCCCGGCGACCGCCGCTTCCCGCCGCGCAGTCGGCAGAGTCCCGAGATGCGGCTCGTCATGGACGAGCTGAACCACCACGCGTACGCCGCCGACCTCGAACTCTTCGAGCAGATGCAACTGCAGATGCAGCGGCTGCGGACGCAGGGGGTGGACGGGGAGGCGGGCGAAACCGATCCCTGGGTCGACGCCTTCCCCTACTCGCGCGGCAGCATCCGGCTGACGCTCCCCGAACTCCGCGCGTTCTTCGAGGAGTACATCGCACTCCTCAACCGCTACAAGCGCCCCGAGGCCGACACCCCGCCCGGCGCCCGCACCGTGCTCACCCGCTTCCTGGCCTTCCCTGCCCCCGTCACCGTGCACGAAGCCGCACCCGATGCCGCACCCGAGAACCGCCCGGCACCCCACGACAGACCAGGGAGCGAACCCTCATGA
- the recX gene encoding recombination regulator RecX, which translates to MTRRTDWAEYAYPVPPRGQGHGGNGDSAGDGERAHGGDGPYGDETYGGSSRYSGDTYGSEGFHSGDPYGSDGPAGDGEGDGLTDGHGSPGAASRRGGGRRGDGGPRGGRGRRRRGGFGEPSDDPQDGGTPSSSRAEEGEPPGDPAERARAICLGLLTGTPRTRKQLADALRKREIPDDVADEVLSRFEEVGLINDGAFADAWVESRHHGRGLARRALARELRTKGVDSTLIDEAVGQLDSEQEETTARELVARKLRSTRGLDRDKRLRRLAGMLARKGYSEGMALRVVRQALEEEGEDTEGLGDEGF; encoded by the coding sequence ATGACGCGACGAACCGACTGGGCCGAGTACGCCTACCCCGTCCCCCCGCGGGGGCAGGGGCACGGGGGGAACGGCGACTCGGCCGGAGACGGTGAAAGAGCGCACGGCGGGGACGGGCCGTACGGGGACGAGACGTACGGCGGCTCCTCCAGGTACTCCGGTGACACGTATGGCTCCGAGGGGTTCCACAGCGGGGATCCGTACGGCAGTGACGGTCCGGCGGGCGACGGCGAAGGCGACGGCCTGACGGACGGTCACGGTTCTCCAGGCGCTGCATCGCGCCGTGGCGGTGGGCGGCGCGGCGACGGGGGGCCGCGAGGTGGACGAGGGCGTCGGAGGCGTGGCGGTTTCGGTGAGCCGTCCGACGACCCACAGGACGGAGGCACTCCTTCCTCGTCGAGGGCCGAGGAGGGGGAGCCCCCAGGGGACCCGGCTGAGCGGGCGCGGGCGATCTGTCTGGGCCTGCTCACCGGGACCCCGCGCACGCGGAAACAGCTAGCGGACGCGTTGCGCAAGCGTGAGATCCCCGACGATGTGGCGGACGAGGTGCTGTCACGGTTCGAGGAGGTCGGGCTGATCAACGACGGTGCCTTCGCGGACGCCTGGGTGGAGTCCCGGCACCACGGCCGGGGTCTGGCCCGGCGGGCGCTCGCCCGGGAGCTGCGGACCAAGGGCGTGGACTCGACGCTGATCGACGAGGCCGTCGGGCAGCTCGACTCCGAGCAGGAAGAGACGACGGCGCGCGAGCTCGTCGCGCGCAAGCTTCGCTCCACGCGCGGCCTCGACCGCGACAAACGGTTGCGGCGCCTCGCGGGCATGCTCGCCCGCAAGGGCTACTCCGAGGGGATGGCGCTGCGCGTGGTTCGCCAGGCGCTGGAGGAAGAGGGGGAGGACACGGAGGGCTTGGGGGACGAGGGGTTCTGA
- the recA gene encoding recombinase RecA has product MAGTDREKALDAALAQIERQFGKGAVMRLGERPNEPIEVIPTGSTALDVALGVGGLPRGRVVEVYGPESSGKTTLTLHAVANAQKAGGQVAFVDAEHALDPEYAKKLGVDIDNLILSQPDNGEQALEIVDMLVRSGALDLIVIDSVAALVPRAEIEGEMGDSHVGLQARLMSQALRKITSALNQSKTTAIFINQLREKIGVMFGSPETTTGGRALKFYASVRLDIRRIETLKDGTDAVGNRTRVKVVKNKVAPPFKQAEFDILYGHGISREGGLIDMGVEHGFVRKAGAWYTYEGDQLGQGKENARNFLKDNPDLANEIEKKILEKLGVGVRPVEPTAEPGADAAVSTASDESAKTVPAPAAKATKSKAAAAKS; this is encoded by the coding sequence ATGGCAGGTACGGACCGCGAGAAGGCGCTCGACGCCGCGCTCGCACAGATTGAACGGCAATTCGGCAAGGGCGCGGTGATGCGCCTGGGCGAGCGGCCGAACGAGCCCATCGAGGTCATCCCCACCGGGTCGACCGCGCTCGACGTGGCCCTCGGTGTCGGCGGCCTGCCGCGCGGCCGAGTGGTGGAGGTGTACGGCCCGGAATCCTCCGGTAAGACGACGCTGACGCTGCACGCGGTGGCGAACGCGCAGAAGGCCGGCGGCCAGGTGGCCTTCGTGGACGCCGAGCACGCCCTCGACCCCGAGTACGCGAAGAAGCTCGGTGTCGACATCGACAACCTGATCCTCTCCCAGCCGGACAACGGCGAGCAGGCGCTGGAAATCGTGGACATGCTCGTCCGCTCCGGCGCGCTCGACCTGATCGTCATCGACTCCGTCGCCGCCCTGGTGCCGCGCGCGGAGATCGAGGGCGAGATGGGCGACTCCCACGTGGGTCTGCAGGCCCGTCTGATGAGCCAGGCCCTGCGAAAGATCACCAGCGCGCTCAACCAGTCGAAGACCACCGCGATCTTCATCAACCAGCTGCGCGAGAAGATCGGCGTGATGTTCGGCTCCCCGGAGACCACGACGGGTGGCCGGGCGCTGAAGTTCTACGCCTCGGTGCGACTCGACATCCGCCGCATCGAGACGCTGAAGGACGGCACCGACGCGGTCGGCAACCGCACCCGCGTCAAGGTCGTCAAGAACAAGGTCGCGCCCCCCTTCAAGCAGGCCGAGTTCGACATCCTCTACGGGCACGGCATCAGCCGCGAGGGCGGCCTGATCGACATGGGCGTGGAGCACGGCTTCGTCCGCAAGGCCGGCGCCTGGTACACGTACGAGGGCGACCAGCTCGGCCAGGGCAAGGAGAACGCGCGCAACTTCCTGAAGGACAACCCCGACCTCGCCAACGAGATCGAGAAGAAGATCCTGGAGAAGCTGGGCGTCGGTGTGAGGCCGGTGGAGCCCACCGCCGAGCCGGGCGCGGACGCGGCGGTCTCGACCGCCTCGGACGAGTCCGCGAAGACGGTGCCCGCTCCGGCGGCCAAGGCCACCAAGTCCAAGGCCGCGGCGGCCAAGAGCTAG
- a CDS encoding AI-2E family transporter, whose amino-acid sequence MAPTDETAQVAQQTSPFGTTPPTPPPGGDASGQGARMPRWLPRAMVLALTLVALFQLGSWAFHQLIGLLINILIAFFLALAIEPAVSWMASYGMRRGLAAFLVFFGLLIVTAGFITLLGSMLAGQIIKMIEGFPEYLDSVINWINSTFHTHVRRVDVQDSLVHSDWLRKYVQNSATGVLDVSAQVLGGLFKLLTITLFSFYFAADGPRLRRALCSVLPPARQAEVLRAWEIAVDKTGGYLYSRGLMALISGIAHYILLQALGVPYAPVLAVWVGLVSQFIPTIGTYLAGALPMLIAFTVNPWYALWVLIFVVVYQQFENYVLQPKLTAKTVDIHPAVAFGSVIAGTALLGAVGALIAIPAVATLQAFLGAYVKRYDVTDDPRVHGHRTRRSPSFRARLRGLLGR is encoded by the coding sequence GTGGCCCCGACAGACGAGACCGCGCAGGTCGCCCAGCAGACATCCCCCTTCGGCACGACGCCGCCCACTCCGCCCCCGGGCGGGGACGCCTCCGGGCAGGGCGCGCGCATGCCGCGCTGGCTGCCGCGCGCGATGGTGCTCGCGCTCACCCTCGTCGCCCTGTTCCAACTGGGCAGTTGGGCGTTCCACCAGCTCATCGGACTGCTGATCAACATTCTGATCGCGTTCTTCCTGGCGCTGGCCATCGAGCCCGCGGTGAGCTGGATGGCCTCGTACGGTATGCGCCGGGGGCTGGCCGCCTTCCTCGTCTTCTTCGGTCTGCTGATCGTGACGGCCGGATTCATCACGCTGCTCGGCTCGATGCTCGCGGGTCAGATCATCAAGATGATCGAGGGCTTCCCCGAGTACCTGGACTCGGTGATCAACTGGATCAACTCGACCTTCCACACCCACGTGAGACGGGTGGACGTCCAGGACAGCCTGGTGCACTCCGACTGGCTGCGGAAGTACGTGCAGAACAGCGCGACCGGCGTCCTGGACGTGTCCGCGCAGGTGCTGGGCGGTCTTTTCAAGCTGCTGACGATCACGCTGTTCTCGTTCTACTTCGCGGCCGACGGGCCCCGGTTGCGGCGTGCGTTGTGCTCCGTGCTGCCGCCCGCGCGACAGGCAGAGGTGTTGCGCGCGTGGGAGATAGCCGTCGACAAGACAGGCGGCTATCTGTACTCACGCGGTCTGATGGCGCTGATCTCCGGCATCGCGCACTACATCCTGCTGCAGGCCCTCGGCGTGCCCTACGCGCCCGTGCTCGCCGTCTGGGTGGGTCTGGTCTCGCAATTCATCCCCACCATCGGTACGTATCTCGCGGGCGCCCTGCCGATGCTGATCGCCTTCACCGTCAACCCCTGGTACGCGCTGTGGGTGCTGATCTTCGTCGTGGTCTACCAGCAGTTCGAGAACTACGTACTGCAGCCCAAGCTGACCGCCAAGACCGTGGACATCCACCCCGCGGTCGCCTTCGGCTCGGTCATCGCGGGCACCGCGCTCCTCGGGGCCGTCGGCGCACTGATCGCCATCCCCGCGGTCGCCACCCTTCAGGCCTTCCTGGGGGCCTATGTGAAGCGGTACGACGTCACGGACGATCCCCGGGTGCACGGCCACCGGACCAGGAGGTCGCCCTCCTTCCGCGCCCGTCTGCGGGGGCTGCTCGGCCGATGA
- a CDS encoding DUF3046 domain-containing protein — translation MRLTVFWQRMADHFGEAYADTFARDHVMTELGGRTVHQALNAGWEAKDVWRVVCATMNVPYENR, via the coding sequence ATGCGGTTGACGGTCTTCTGGCAGCGGATGGCGGATCACTTCGGTGAGGCGTACGCCGACACCTTCGCGCGCGATCATGTGATGACGGAGCTCGGCGGACGGACCGTGCACCAGGCGCTGAACGCCGGCTGGGAGGCCAAGGACGTGTGGCGCGTGGTGTGCGCGACCATGAACGTTCCGTACGAAAACCGCTGA